One segment of Aquimarina sp. BL5 DNA contains the following:
- a CDS encoding NAD(P)/FAD-dependent oxidoreductase: MNSHAHILIIGGGLAGLTSAIHLAKAQIPVTLIEKDIYPKHKVCGEYISNEVLSYLDFLGVNMNELKPVKISELNISTQKGKMIKSKLPLGGFGISRYALDYYLWNQAKSFGVQMINDQVLDVKYDHKTFQVLTTHNIFTSDYVIGAYGKRSSLDKNFKRDFSYKKSPWLAVKAHYKANFDSKTVALHNFDGGYCGLSLVENNTVNACYLVNYKSFKKYKNIEEFEKKVLYENPHLKDFFENSKQIFEKPITISQINFDKKKPVENHIFMLGDAAGLIHPLCGNGMAMAIQSSQILCELLVKNYSSKIYSSEEIEKRYTKQWNTTFSKRLRAGRILQKVLLSDNFQHVAQKIASTVPSIVPEIIKQTHGKPIVC, from the coding sequence ATGAATAGTCATGCACACATACTAATTATCGGTGGTGGTTTAGCAGGTTTAACCAGTGCTATTCATCTCGCTAAGGCCCAAATTCCGGTTACTCTTATTGAGAAAGATATATATCCGAAGCATAAAGTTTGTGGGGAATACATTTCTAATGAAGTACTGTCTTATTTGGATTTTTTGGGAGTGAATATGAATGAATTGAAACCTGTAAAAATTTCAGAGCTAAATATAAGTACCCAAAAAGGAAAAATGATCAAAAGTAAACTTCCATTAGGTGGTTTTGGGATAAGTAGATACGCATTAGATTATTATCTATGGAACCAGGCTAAGAGTTTTGGGGTACAAATGATAAATGATCAAGTTCTAGATGTTAAGTACGATCACAAGACGTTTCAGGTATTGACTACTCATAATATATTTACCAGTGATTATGTAATTGGTGCTTATGGTAAACGCTCTAGCTTGGACAAAAATTTCAAACGAGATTTTAGTTATAAAAAATCTCCTTGGTTAGCCGTAAAAGCTCATTATAAGGCTAATTTCGATTCTAAAACAGTGGCATTGCATAATTTTGATGGAGGTTATTGTGGATTATCTTTGGTAGAAAACAATACAGTAAACGCTTGTTATTTAGTCAATTATAAAAGCTTTAAAAAGTACAAAAATATTGAGGAATTTGAAAAGAAAGTGCTTTATGAGAACCCTCATCTAAAAGACTTTTTTGAAAACTCTAAGCAGATATTCGAGAAACCTATAACCATTAGTCAGATTAATTTTGATAAGAAAAAACCTGTAGAGAATCATATTTTTATGTTGGGAGATGCAGCGGGACTGATTCATCCTCTTTGTGGCAATGGCATGGCAATGGCGATCCAAAGTTCTCAAATTTTATGTGAACTGTTAGTTAAGAATTATAGTTCTAAAATATATTCTTCAGAAGAAATTGAAAAACGGTATACTAAGCAATGGAATACTACTTTTTCTAAAAGATTACGAGCAGGAAGAATATTACAGAAAGTGCTATTAAGTGATAATTTTCAACATGTAGCTCAAAAAATCGCTAGCACTGTTCCTTCGATTGTTCCGGAAATTATAAAACAAACACATGGAAAACCTATAGTATGCTAG
- a CDS encoding methyltransferase domain-containing protein, which translates to MLVNLEYRSNEAELMDDPEVNEKDLGIALEDISRVNRLLGGNSITINAVLDEIKKSEHTKNLVIMDLGCGDGEMLRKLADVFSKKEINARLIGVDNNEKCLSQARELSASYTEIEFHNKNILTLEKNDFHCDIIICTLTLHHFKDEDIKSVLKKSLELVSKAVIINDIHRNKWSYYLFKMFSYFFIKGYIAKNDGLVSIKRGFKRKELLHFAKELKLDTYQLDWKWAFRYRWVIRN; encoded by the coding sequence ATGCTAGTAAACCTTGAATATAGAAGTAATGAAGCGGAACTCATGGATGATCCAGAGGTTAATGAAAAAGATTTAGGAATAGCACTAGAAGATATTTCTAGAGTTAATCGATTACTTGGTGGAAATAGTATTACAATAAATGCGGTTTTAGATGAAATAAAAAAGAGTGAGCATACAAAGAATTTGGTGATTATGGACTTAGGTTGTGGTGACGGCGAAATGCTTAGAAAATTAGCAGATGTTTTTAGTAAAAAAGAAATAAATGCACGATTAATTGGAGTTGATAATAACGAAAAATGCCTATCACAAGCAAGAGAATTGAGTGCTTCATATACTGAGATAGAATTCCATAATAAGAATATTTTAACATTAGAAAAAAATGATTTTCATTGTGATATTATCATTTGTACACTAACATTACATCATTTTAAAGATGAAGATATAAAAAGTGTGCTTAAAAAAAGTTTAGAGCTGGTTTCTAAAGCAGTAATTATTAATGATATTCATAGAAATAAGTGGTCTTATTATCTATTCAAAATGTTTAGCTACTTTTTTATTAAAGGATATATAGCTAAAAATGATGGATTAGTATCTATAAAGAGAGGTTTTAAAAGAAAAGAATTACTTCATTTTGCAAAAGAACTAAAGTTAGATACGTATCAATTAGATTGGAAATGGGCGTTTAGATATCGTTGGGTAATTAGAAATTAA
- a CDS encoding type III polyketide synthase, which translates to MSVKIKTVAKELPQYVRDTKEILPFVSQWLTGQEDRFRRKVLKIFENAAVDRRYGIMSIEEVFTATSFEEKNDIHIREVKKLGNSVVKKALNQADWDPKSLDYIITVSCTGIMIPSLDAYIINELGLRQDVVRLPVTEMGCAAGVSGMIYAKNFLQANPGKRAAVIAIESPTATFQHTDYSMVNIVSAAIFGDGAACVLLSSEEEVNGPKIIADEMYHFYDATTMMGFKLTNGGLQMVLDKEVPEKIARHFPDIIHPFLQKHGKTIEEIDHLIFHPGGKKIVQTVEGLFGDLGKNIDDTKAVLQEYGNMSSATVLYVLERFMNKKPTKGETGLMLSFGPGFSAQRILLEW; encoded by the coding sequence TTGAGTGTAAAAATAAAGACGGTTGCTAAAGAGTTGCCACAATATGTTAGAGATACAAAGGAAATACTTCCTTTTGTATCCCAATGGCTTACAGGTCAGGAAGATCGTTTTAGGCGAAAAGTTCTTAAGATTTTTGAAAATGCTGCTGTGGATAGACGATATGGAATCATGAGTATCGAAGAAGTTTTTACAGCAACTTCTTTTGAAGAAAAGAATGACATCCATATCAGAGAAGTAAAAAAGTTAGGGAACTCTGTAGTCAAGAAAGCTTTGAATCAAGCAGATTGGGATCCAAAATCACTAGACTATATTATTACTGTAAGCTGTACTGGAATCATGATTCCGTCTTTGGATGCATATATTATTAATGAACTAGGTCTTAGACAAGATGTTGTAAGATTACCTGTTACTGAAATGGGATGTGCCGCCGGAGTATCAGGGATGATTTATGCTAAAAACTTTTTACAAGCAAATCCAGGTAAAAGAGCTGCAGTAATTGCTATTGAATCACCAACCGCAACGTTTCAACATACTGATTATAGCATGGTAAATATTGTAAGTGCGGCTATTTTTGGAGATGGAGCCGCTTGTGTATTGCTTTCTTCAGAAGAAGAGGTTAACGGTCCTAAAATTATCGCAGATGAGATGTATCATTTTTATGATGCAACGACAATGATGGGATTTAAATTAACAAATGGTGGATTGCAAATGGTATTGGACAAAGAGGTTCCTGAAAAGATTGCAAGACATTTTCCGGATATCATACATCCTTTTTTACAAAAGCACGGAAAAACGATAGAAGAAATTGATCATTTAATCTTTCATCCTGGTGGGAAAAAGATTGTTCAGACCGTAGAAGGTCTTTTTGGAGATCTTGGTAAGAACATCGATGATACTAAGGCTGTATTGCAAGAATATGGTAATATGAGTAGCGCTACTGTGCTATATGTATTAGAGCGTTTTATGAATAAAAAGCCAACTAAAGGAGAAACAGGGCTTATGCTTAGTTTTGGCCCCGGATTCTCGGCACAAAGGATATTATTAGAGTGGTAA
- a CDS encoding 3-hydroxyacyl-ACP dehydratase FabZ family protein, which produces MTKEQIIEKLPYEAPFLFVDEILEVNEDGIKGYYTLKPDEYFYKGHFKDHPITPGVILTEIMAQIGLVCLGIFILKEQIDKSTIGVAMSSTGINFYKSVLPGEKVLVKSEKEYFRFNKLKCKVEMFNEEQKLIAKGEIAGMIV; this is translated from the coding sequence TTGACTAAAGAACAAATCATAGAAAAATTACCGTATGAAGCTCCCTTTTTATTTGTAGATGAAATTTTAGAGGTAAATGAGGACGGTATTAAAGGATACTATACATTAAAACCCGATGAATATTTTTATAAAGGTCATTTTAAAGATCATCCTATTACGCCAGGTGTCATTCTAACAGAGATTATGGCCCAAATCGGATTAGTGTGTTTAGGAATATTTATTCTAAAAGAACAAATAGATAAAAGCACAATTGGAGTTGCTATGAGTAGTACTGGAATCAATTTTTATAAATCGGTCCTGCCAGGAGAAAAGGTATTGGTGAAATCGGAAAAGGAATACTTTAGATTTAATAAGTTAAAATGTAAAGTTGAAATGTTTAATGAGGAGCAAAAATTAATTGCAAAAGGAGAAATTGCCGGAATGATTGTGTGA
- a CDS encoding beta-ketoacyl synthase, whose translation MSKKRVVITGLGVVAPNGTNVSDFTEAIRTGTSGIQYVDELNQLKFSCQIAGKPIYEYDYLNNYFNSIQLRGLHASGLEYGVIAGLDAWKDAGLTIPDKTENPLWNAGIIFGTGVLGVDKFREAIYKVDAGNVRRLGSTTVIQTMASGISAFLGGMLGCGNVTTTNSSACSTGTEAILMAYDRIVSEKAEIILAGSTSDSGPYVWGGFDAMRILPHKYNNNPTEASRPMSETASGFVPGSGAGALVVESLESAHKRGATIYAEILGGHVNSGGQRNGGSMTAPNSIAVKECIQQAVINSGIKANDIDTVNGHLTATTKDAMEIENWCDALGRKGKDFPYINSLKSLVGHCLAASGSIESVATVLQLKEDFIFGNINCEDLHPEIAAMVDRERIPSKTVSKPLQIAAKASFGFGDVNACIIFKKYS comes from the coding sequence ATGAGTAAAAAACGGGTTGTCATAACAGGTTTAGGTGTAGTTGCTCCAAATGGAACGAACGTTTCAGATTTTACCGAGGCAATCAGAACCGGTACATCTGGAATACAGTATGTAGATGAATTAAATCAATTAAAATTTTCTTGTCAAATTGCTGGTAAACCGATATATGAGTATGATTACTTAAATAATTACTTTAATAGTATTCAGTTAAGAGGTTTACACGCTTCAGGTTTGGAATATGGTGTAATTGCTGGATTAGATGCCTGGAAAGATGCTGGATTAACAATACCAGATAAAACCGAAAATCCACTTTGGAACGCTGGAATTATCTTCGGGACTGGAGTATTAGGAGTTGATAAATTTAGAGAAGCAATTTATAAAGTTGATGCAGGAAATGTAAGAAGATTAGGGAGCACTACGGTTATACAGACAATGGCAAGTGGTATTAGTGCCTTTTTAGGAGGAATGCTAGGTTGCGGAAATGTTACTACGACCAATTCGTCTGCTTGTAGTACGGGTACAGAAGCTATTTTAATGGCATATGATCGTATTGTATCCGAAAAAGCAGAAATCATACTAGCGGGTAGCACTAGTGATAGTGGTCCTTATGTTTGGGGAGGTTTTGATGCGATGAGAATTCTTCCTCATAAATACAATAATAATCCTACAGAGGCTTCAAGACCAATGAGCGAAACTGCTAGTGGTTTTGTGCCGGGAAGTGGAGCAGGAGCGCTCGTTGTAGAAAGCTTAGAAAGTGCTCATAAACGTGGAGCTACAATCTATGCAGAAATATTAGGAGGACACGTAAATAGTGGTGGTCAGCGAAATGGTGGTAGTATGACTGCCCCCAATAGTATAGCCGTAAAAGAATGTATCCAACAGGCAGTTATAAATTCTGGAATTAAAGCAAATGATATCGATACTGTTAATGGTCATTTAACAGCTACTACCAAAGATGCTATGGAAATCGAGAATTGGTGTGATGCATTGGGGAGAAAAGGAAAAGATTTTCCCTACATAAATTCATTAAAAAGCTTAGTTGGTCATTGTCTTGCAGCATCTGGCAGTATAGAAAGTGTTGCTACAGTACTTCAGTTAAAAGAAGACTTCATTTTTGGAAATATTAACTGCGAAGATTTGCATCCTGAAATTGCAGCTATGGTAGACAGAGAAAGGATTCCCAGTAAAACCGTATCTAAACCTCTTCAAATTGCAGCAAAAGCCAGTTTTGGATTTGGAGATGTAAATGCTTGTATTATCTTTAAAAAATATTCATAA
- a CDS encoding acyl carrier protein, protein MTKEELLSKLKTIIEPYVQNQDGLHNISEDTNFIEDLEINSANLVDVILDVEDEFGIEIDNDGMDKMLTIKASIEVIRDKLAAK, encoded by the coding sequence ATGACAAAAGAAGAATTACTATCCAAATTAAAAACTATTATAGAGCCTTATGTGCAGAACCAAGATGGATTGCATAATATCTCCGAGGATACAAATTTCATAGAGGATTTAGAGATTAACTCCGCCAACTTGGTAGATGTTATTCTGGATGTAGAAGATGAGTTTGGTATTGAGATAGATAATGACGGAATGGATAAGATGCTTACCATAAAGGCATCTATAGAGGTAATACGGGATAAATTAGCAGCTAAATGA
- a CDS encoding 4'-phosphopantetheinyl transferase superfamily protein has product MIGNDIVDLKLASVQSNWRRKGWLQKIFNESEQDRIWDAEDSNHMVWKLWSMKEAAYKAHQRLFSLSPRYNPYDFICTGANVTIQNYNYQTVSKQTEKYVYTIAYTDQTNFISKIFTDESLQYKRKLVYYIANVMDVNLSAVTLQKDVNGIPCVKIHNKVTDIAISLSSHGSFSAFTIDL; this is encoded by the coding sequence ATGATAGGCAATGATATTGTAGACCTTAAACTTGCTTCTGTACAAAGTAATTGGCGGAGAAAGGGATGGTTACAAAAAATCTTTAATGAATCAGAACAGGATAGGATTTGGGATGCGGAAGATTCCAATCATATGGTATGGAAGTTATGGAGTATGAAAGAGGCTGCATATAAAGCACATCAGCGGCTTTTTTCGCTTTCACCTAGATACAATCCATATGATTTTATTTGTACAGGTGCTAATGTGACCATACAAAATTATAATTATCAAACTGTCTCAAAACAAACCGAGAAGTACGTTTATACAATTGCATATACAGATCAAACGAATTTTATTTCAAAAATATTTACAGATGAGTCATTACAGTATAAGCGTAAACTTGTGTATTATATTGCCAATGTAATGGATGTGAATCTATCTGCTGTCACTTTACAAAAGGACGTAAATGGTATTCCATGTGTCAAAATTCATAATAAAGTAACAGATATAGCTATTTCTTTGTCTAGTCATGGATCTTTTTCGGCCTTTACAATTGATTTATAA
- a CDS encoding YceI family protein, with translation MKTYVNFIFFLVLLVPFGYGQFTPPSEEMINRSDGYIGHEDALINDVIKLEFDKKNAKITFDFISEETNGTIGGLDFKISFNPEDPDNAYFKGTALVNTLDTDNFIRDGHLMWEKFFYKKKYPKIAFESKEVVHFGDNNYKVIGDLTIKGVTKEIIINFTLDITKNLLGKTTIHTSDFGVNIHDEREKNKLNIIFDFPILK, from the coding sequence ATGAAAACCTACGTTAATTTTATCTTTTTTTTAGTCTTATTGGTCCCTTTTGGATATGGCCAATTTACGCCTCCTTCTGAGGAAATGATTAATAGATCTGATGGTTATATTGGGCATGAAGATGCTTTAATCAATGATGTTATTAAGTTAGAGTTTGATAAGAAAAATGCTAAAATAACTTTTGATTTTATTTCTGAAGAAACTAACGGAACTATCGGTGGTTTGGATTTCAAGATATCTTTTAATCCAGAAGATCCAGATAATGCATATTTTAAAGGTACCGCCCTTGTGAATACATTGGATACGGATAACTTCATAAGGGATGGTCATCTGATGTGGGAAAAGTTTTTTTATAAAAAGAAGTACCCAAAAATTGCTTTTGAAAGCAAAGAAGTAGTTCATTTTGGCGATAACAATTACAAAGTAATAGGAGATCTTACTATAAAAGGTGTGACTAAAGAAATTATCATTAATTTCACTTTAGATATTACCAAAAACCTTTTAGGAAAAACTACTATTCATACCAGTGATTTTGGTGTTAATATCCACGATGAAAGGGAGAAAAACAAACTGAATATTATATTTGATTTCCCCATTTTGAAGTAA
- a CDS encoding multidrug effflux MFS transporter: protein MSYFCGMLKKKYAQLEFIVLMASLMSIVALAIDALLPALDIIGNTIGSTKLSDNQLLITMIFLGLGIGPLIFGPISDSIGRKPVVYMGFALFIIASFMCINATSLSVMIAGRIIQGIGLSAPRTIAIAMIRDIYSGDYMARIMSFITVVFILVPIIAPALGKSVLDHYNWQAIFYIQLIFSGLVSFWFWKRQTETLEISKRIQFSSHIFIDGVKELVKHKNTIGYTIISGFIVGSFLVYLSSSQQIFEQQYQLKDEFPYIFALLAISIGTATFLNGTLVLKYGMERLVSISLYAFFGISLLYIVLFYGDTNPSVIILLIFFGLQFFSIGFLFGNLRALAMEPVGHIAGIAAALTGFISTLMAVPISTYIGRYVENTALPLFLGFSICAAISIGILLYLKASRKKVKQ, encoded by the coding sequence ATGAGCTACTTTTGCGGGATGCTCAAAAAGAAATATGCACAGTTAGAATTTATTGTCTTAATGGCCTCGCTGATGTCTATTGTGGCTTTGGCTATTGATGCGCTATTACCTGCATTAGACATTATTGGAAATACTATTGGCTCAACTAAATTGTCAGATAATCAATTACTGATTACTATGATCTTTTTAGGTCTAGGCATTGGTCCTCTAATTTTTGGGCCTATTTCGGACAGTATTGGCAGAAAACCTGTAGTTTATATGGGGTTTGCACTCTTTATTATTGCAAGTTTTATGTGTATTAATGCTACTAGTCTTAGCGTAATGATAGCTGGAAGAATTATACAAGGTATTGGGCTTTCTGCTCCCAGAACGATTGCTATTGCAATGATTCGAGATATTTATAGTGGTGATTATATGGCTCGTATTATGTCATTTATCACTGTGGTTTTTATTTTAGTTCCCATCATTGCTCCGGCTTTAGGAAAATCCGTGTTGGATCATTATAATTGGCAAGCGATATTCTATATTCAACTAATATTTAGTGGATTAGTTTCTTTTTGGTTTTGGAAACGACAAACCGAAACCTTAGAAATTTCTAAACGTATTCAATTTTCTTCTCATATTTTTATAGATGGGGTTAAAGAATTAGTAAAGCATAAAAACACTATTGGTTACACCATTATTTCTGGTTTTATTGTAGGTTCCTTTTTAGTGTATCTTAGTAGTTCTCAGCAAATTTTTGAACAGCAATATCAGCTCAAAGATGAGTTCCCGTATATTTTTGCATTATTGGCAATTTCTATTGGAACTGCTACTTTTCTGAATGGCACCTTGGTTCTAAAATATGGAATGGAAAGACTTGTTTCTATTTCACTATACGCATTCTTTGGCATTTCATTATTATACATTGTCTTGTTTTATGGTGATACAAACCCTAGTGTAATTATATTATTGATTTTCTTTGGATTACAATTTTTTTCGATAGGATTTCTATTCGGAAACTTAAGAGCTTTGGCTATGGAACCAGTAGGTCATATCGCAGGAATAGCAGCTGCATTAACCGGATTTATAAGCACATTAATGGCTGTTCCTATTAGCACTTATATAGGAAGATATGTTGAAAATACTGCGTTACCATTATTTTTAGGTTTCTCAATTTGCGCAGCAATTTCTATTGGAATTCTGCTATATCTAAAAGCTTCCAGGAAAAAAGTAAAACAATAG